In the Deinococcus humi genome, one interval contains:
- a CDS encoding helix-turn-helix domain-containing protein, translating into MRQASALRRLTQQSNIIAERLRLARRLHDPPLTLEATSQRIKAVSGYSITKHMLIKIENNQRSVYDYEVRAFAEALGVDVRFLLGITDQPVPD; encoded by the coding sequence ATGAGACAGGCAAGTGCACTCCGGCGCCTGACACAGCAGTCAAATATCATTGCCGAACGTCTCCGACTGGCCCGCCGGTTGCATGATCCACCCCTCACTCTGGAAGCAACCAGTCAGCGGATTAAGGCCGTGAGCGGTTATTCAATCACCAAACACATGCTGATCAAAATCGAGAACAACCAACGTTCCGTCTATGACTACGAAGTCAGGGCTTTTGCTGAGGCGCTGGGTGTCGATGTCCGTTTTCTGTTGGGCATAACAGATCAGCCTGTGCCAGACTGA
- a CDS encoding site-specific integrase: MMMMPATEIVFSSRPRLHMLADGGMLVYRGSGELHSDMTLIYRRLTRFIKPASAKQYVRHALHFEDYLMSIGLCWNSPPQPLRQAGRQYLAAHGARLTERSDHWRAEPDPDQVGPPNLRLVIESLRAVYTAARHLGLYEYEDEPFRLTITSAESGDGLPAPLPPSWSGLTLPRPKLSNPDRYFVFKGGYWTPKFLMDAADLYEQVRAAFAEAPLRDQVIVRCLFEGGPRISEICSLTFRGWDYSVGEKRPAFGPSFKLPSKGKHGSAIKPVHVGSETGSLLRRYFMTERRLQDPLTEAYEAWARALGIEDYTPEHYRLFLSASGRPSARVPVFLTRGGRDYTANAHRKGAWRPRMATAGLQVRPHQARHWFVSMYLQAVELLFERDAPQYRKNREALGLYMGWAYPEDMLAVYDRTLDEHRTYERVMDITTQLQELLTQNIFPLLQPPTVPPPKSGEMTRRLLALQKEGSS; the protein is encoded by the coding sequence ATGATGATGATGCCTGCAACTGAAATTGTGTTTTCCAGTCGCCCACGCCTGCACATGCTGGCCGACGGTGGAATGCTGGTCTATCGGGGCAGCGGCGAACTGCACAGCGACATGACTCTGATCTACCGGCGTCTGACGCGTTTCATCAAGCCAGCCAGTGCCAAGCAGTATGTCCGGCACGCCCTGCATTTCGAGGATTACCTAATGTCTATCGGCCTGTGCTGGAACTCACCGCCACAGCCTTTGCGGCAGGCTGGCCGTCAGTATCTGGCAGCCCATGGAGCACGACTGACGGAGCGCTCTGACCACTGGAGGGCGGAGCCAGATCCAGACCAGGTTGGCCCACCCAATCTGCGCCTGGTCATTGAAAGTCTGCGGGCTGTGTACACAGCGGCGCGCCATCTTGGCCTGTACGAATATGAGGATGAGCCGTTCCGCCTGACCATTACGTCAGCGGAGTCCGGCGATGGTCTTCCAGCACCACTGCCGCCCAGTTGGAGTGGGTTGACCTTGCCTCGCCCTAAGCTCAGTAACCCTGACCGGTATTTCGTGTTCAAGGGCGGGTACTGGACCCCAAAATTCCTGATGGACGCCGCTGACCTGTACGAGCAGGTCAGGGCTGCATTTGCGGAGGCACCGCTCCGGGACCAAGTCATTGTCCGCTGCCTGTTCGAAGGCGGGCCGAGAATCAGTGAGATCTGTTCGCTGACGTTCCGCGGCTGGGATTACTCAGTGGGCGAAAAACGTCCTGCCTTTGGACCGAGCTTCAAGTTGCCGAGTAAGGGCAAGCATGGCAGCGCAATCAAGCCGGTCCACGTCGGATCTGAAACAGGAAGTCTGTTGCGCAGGTACTTTATGACGGAGCGACGCCTCCAGGATCCGTTGACGGAGGCATACGAGGCTTGGGCACGGGCGTTGGGCATTGAGGACTACACGCCAGAGCACTACCGTCTTTTTCTTAGTGCCAGTGGCCGCCCATCTGCTAGGGTTCCGGTCTTCCTGACAAGAGGTGGACGCGATTATACCGCCAATGCACACCGGAAAGGGGCCTGGCGTCCGCGCATGGCGACGGCAGGTCTTCAGGTCCGGCCACACCAGGCTAGGCATTGGTTTGTCTCAATGTACCTGCAGGCGGTTGAACTGCTGTTTGAGCGAGATGCTCCGCAGTACCGCAAGAACCGTGAGGCGCTGGGGCTGTATATGGGCTGGGCATACCCGGAGGACATGCTAGCCGTCTACGACCGAACGCTTGATGAACACCGGACATATGAACGGGTGATGGATATCACGACTCAACTGCAAGAACTCCTAACACAGAACATCTTTCCGTTGCTCCAACCACCTACTGTGCCGCCACCGAAAAGTGGAGAGATGACCCGGCGCCTGTTGGCTCTTCAAAAGGAGGGATCTTCTTGA
- a CDS encoding site-specific integrase, protein MHTTGICSSFTYDDEQFFCEYRGATSLTGAAQGMWCEDILKSRLIPEGAMLFEQQWGYPLRSFAGLQHGVLGNGATLGTYFRERNAELAARKKPAGCVFAINPVYSAVLFATLSIRMSRYGGARAHEQLQLRLDSDCLEVKFHRGYEVVVMNCLPKGHKGTSGRPSVIVPKIITAEALRIIEAIGQHRQYTGDIASKIMAHDGVMLGLPEGRYIFQIRQKALSSQTLNKCLAFIYHGTPVLSSRGEERAILPKTHDFRHGLANFAAMNGVHDKDIQILLNHKNVDITRYYARPTRTQEFNTIASIATQGHLWMQDDARAQSSSESQGPSYVLGGRCTYPGECHLARGCAGCALKQPDHTRRSETELYIETLKPQHAQAVKSGWKEAGRLERHLADAVAEIEQMDFQQWLEQTEAELDQQEARIMTALRAGV, encoded by the coding sequence ATGCATACCACTGGAATTTGCAGCAGTTTCACATATGATGATGAGCAGTTCTTCTGTGAATACCGTGGGGCAACATCACTCACTGGTGCAGCGCAAGGCATGTGGTGCGAGGATATTCTTAAGAGCCGACTAATACCAGAAGGTGCAATGCTCTTCGAGCAGCAATGGGGCTATCCACTTCGAAGTTTTGCAGGATTGCAGCATGGTGTTCTAGGAAATGGTGCAACGCTGGGTACATACTTCCGTGAAAGAAACGCCGAGCTGGCGGCAAGGAAAAAGCCAGCAGGCTGTGTCTTCGCCATCAATCCTGTGTATAGCGCCGTGTTGTTTGCGACTCTGTCAATCCGTATGAGCCGTTACGGGGGTGCCCGAGCGCACGAACAATTGCAACTCCGCCTCGATAGCGACTGCCTGGAAGTAAAGTTTCATCGCGGTTATGAGGTTGTTGTCATGAATTGCCTACCGAAAGGTCATAAAGGGACGTCAGGCAGACCCTCAGTTATTGTGCCGAAAATCATCACGGCAGAAGCGCTAAGGATTATTGAGGCAATTGGGCAACATCGGCAATACACAGGTGACATCGCCTCAAAAATCATGGCCCATGATGGTGTTATGCTTGGTCTTCCTGAAGGCAGATACATCTTTCAGATACGACAGAAGGCGCTATCCTCTCAAACACTCAATAAATGTCTGGCCTTCATTTATCATGGAACGCCCGTTTTGAGTAGTAGGGGAGAAGAGAGAGCAATTCTACCAAAAACCCATGATTTCCGTCATGGACTTGCTAATTTTGCCGCTATGAATGGGGTTCACGATAAGGATATCCAGATTCTTTTAAACCACAAAAACGTAGATATAACGAGGTACTACGCACGGCCAACCCGCACGCAAGAATTTAACACGATCGCCTCCATTGCTACTCAGGGACACTTGTGGATGCAGGACGATGCCAGAGCCCAGTCGAGCTCCGAATCTCAAGGGCCATCGTACGTCCTGGGCGGGCGCTGTACCTATCCTGGGGAGTGCCACCTTGCCCGGGGATGTGCAGGGTGTGCGCTCAAGCAACCAGACCACACCCGGCGATCCGAGACAGAGTTATACATTGAAACTCTGAAGCCTCAGCACGCCCAGGCAGTCAAGTCGGGCTGGAAGGAAGCTGGGCGGCTGGAAAGACATCTGGCTGACGCGGTAGCTGAAATAGAGCAGATGGACTTTCAACAATGGCTTGAGCAGACAGAAGCAGAGCTTGACCAACAGGAAGCCAGGATCATGACAGCCCTGCGGGCAGGCGTCTGA
- a CDS encoding tyrosine-type recombinase/integrase, which translates to MDDDPSPTKQIDYADLVLRYLDTQMDAKAAETQRAYRADLMAFGTWMDEQGHQETPEAAEQYLSNWQAETWKASTRARKRTVVRKFYEWAAKQGYRGTAFVTHLSSTQAPRLKPLSPAIETGYQAVIQSIPDDRIRDHLLFRLLGEGGLRLGEIQGLKVSDLSREMGQVTLRVGTRKRKVSLNTDLSTLLLQYLETAQITEGPLFVARWNGGGSALRQSWIYVLWSSYAKPLGVQISPGQLYQLKLIRAAQSGQLSDLKHLSPRSRRRIKQRTKLE; encoded by the coding sequence GTGGATGACGACCCATCACCAACCAAACAGATCGACTACGCTGACCTTGTCCTGCGCTATCTCGATACACAGATGGATGCCAAAGCCGCAGAAACCCAGCGGGCCTACCGTGCAGATCTGATGGCCTTCGGCACCTGGATGGATGAGCAGGGACACCAGGAGACCCCGGAGGCAGCTGAGCAATATCTCTCGAACTGGCAGGCGGAGACCTGGAAGGCGTCCACGCGGGCCAGAAAGAGAACAGTCGTCAGGAAGTTCTATGAATGGGCTGCGAAACAGGGCTACCGGGGAACTGCGTTCGTCACCCACCTGTCGTCGACGCAAGCGCCCAGGCTAAAGCCCTTGTCTCCAGCCATCGAAACGGGCTATCAGGCCGTCATTCAGTCCATCCCCGATGACCGAATTCGAGACCATCTGCTCTTCCGGCTACTCGGCGAGGGCGGTCTCCGGTTGGGCGAAATTCAGGGACTGAAGGTGTCAGATCTTTCCAGGGAAATGGGTCAGGTTACGCTGAGGGTCGGGACGAGGAAACGCAAGGTTTCGCTGAATACTGATCTCTCTACCCTTCTGCTTCAATATCTGGAGACAGCCCAAATTACTGAGGGGCCGCTCTTCGTCGCCCGTTGGAATGGCGGCGGCAGCGCGTTACGCCAGAGTTGGATCTATGTGCTGTGGTCCAGCTATGCCAAGCCTCTAGGCGTGCAGATCTCGCCGGGTCAGCTTTATCAGCTCAAGTTGATTCGGGCCGCCCAATCAGGGCAACTGTCTGACCTCAAACATCTTTCCCCTCGAAGCAGACGGCGGATCAAGCAGCGCACCAAATTAGAATAA